CATTAGAAATAGAGGAGAAAGACCTTATACTGAGACTCAGATATACGATGGGTACAAAAAGAGCTCTCACTCACTGGTTAAAAGGCAATACACTGACACAAAAGTCTTTTCTTTATATGCTCTTAAGAGTTGTTCAAACCATAATTGATAGTCAAGATTTCATGCTCCCAGAAAGAGGTTTTGTCATTAGTTCGGATTTTATCTTTGTAGAGGATGACGTTTCTGATTTGTGTTTATTATATCTGCCTCTCAAAGAACACAAGGATGTCCTCACAGCTGAGAATCAATGTAGAACGCTCGCTTTGTCACTCATCCCATATATTGATGAATTAAACGGAGAAGTGATACAGGAGCTCATGCGTCGATTGCAAGGTGAAATCTCGCTACTTGAGTTGAAGGATGCGCTTCAAACGTGTCTAAAACAGATGGCTTATCTAAACGGTCCACAATCAAATGAACGATTAGGGCATAAGGACAATCAAGGAGAACCACAATTTGAGCAACAGGTTCAACAACACAATGCTGAGGATAAGGTAAGGGTTCATCCTTCAAGCAATAAACAGAATCCTCCAAGAAGTGTATCAATTAAACCACAAGTACATCAGCCTTTTCAGCGGGAAGGAAACCCATTCGCCAAGCGCGCCTTTAAACAGTGGCCTGAAGTGAATCAAGGCAAGGGGATAAACCAGAAGCATAATAACCATGCTCACCCGAAAGACACATCCGTGTACAGTCAACTACCCGCACTAAGCTCTAGGGGAAAGACTTACCTCTTTTTGATGTGCTTGATACTAACAGCGTTGGTGTGGAAAGGGTACGAGCTTTTTCCCTCGGAAGGGATGCTATATTTATCTATTGGATCCACGATACTGATATGGAACGGGGGATTCATTTTTCACTCTATTTGGCGGCCACAAGCATTGTTAAGAGGTGCTAGAATGTCTGCAGCCAGTCCAGATGTAGAACAAAAAGAAACCTCTGGACAACCTCAAGATTCTATTTCGGCTCAATCTGGCTCTTCTCCTCTTAAGCGGCAATCATTTGCAAAAAAATCAAAGGCGAATGAGAAGGCCAATAATAAAGCAAATTCCCTGTCACAACAGAGTGCTAAACACGTTGACCAGGGGCCCGAGAAAGGCAACCAGCCAGGACTTCAACATTTAAGGGAAAACCACAGTGTGCGTGATCAAAAACTGCACGACCAAACAAATGAAGCTCAGGCTTCCTTGGATCAATATTATGCTCAACTCCCACAGCAAACGAAAATCCTTCATGCTTCAGCACGTCGGGAAGAAGATCCGACCGTTGCACTAGATCAGCATAGAGGGGTTAACGCCTTAGGTGCCTCAGTCGACTCCACTTATACGCTTATCAAGGCGTCACAGTCAGGGCAGCAAGAGCGCATTACCATACAACACACGCCTTTTGTCATCGGTCGGAATGAAGGGAAAGTGGATTTTGTTGACTCAGAAGCTGGAGTATCTAGAGCTCATTTTGAATGTGTTCAACTGGGCGAGGGGTTATTTATTCGCGATTTAGATTCGAAGAA
The genomic region above belongs to Caldalkalibacillus salinus and contains:
- a CDS encoding DUF6382 domain-containing protein, with amino-acid sequence MKAQLQGLIYKYVQEQGKYLIFEQESGLSYHHLGKLQVQMMINNNIPRVLPLEIEEKDLILRLRYTMGTKRALTHWLKGNTLTQKSFLYMLLRVVQTIIDSQDFMLPERGFVISSDFIFVEDDVSDLCLLYLPLKEHKDVLTAENQCRTLALSLIPYIDELNGEVIQELMRRLQGEISLLELKDALQTCLKQMAYLNGPQSNERLGHKDNQGEPQFEQQVQQHNAEDKVRVHPSSNKQNPPRSVSIKPQVHQPFQREGNPFAKRAFKQWPEVNQGKGINQKHNNHAHPKDTSVYSQLPALSSRGKTYLFLMCLILTALVWKGYELFPSEGMLYLSIGSTILIWNGGFIFHSIWRPQALLRGARMSAASPDVEQKETSGQPQDSISAQSGSSPLKRQSFAKKSKANEKANNKANSLSQQSAKHVDQGPEKGNQPGLQHLRENHSVRDQKLHDQTNEAQASLDQYYAQLPQQTKILHASARREEDPTVALDQHRGVNALGASVDSTYTLIKASQSGQQERITIQHTPFVIGRNEGKVDFVDSEAGVSRAHFECVQLGEGLFIRDLDSKNGTMLNGEKITPNELLRVTEGDVIKIALSQYTITTEAHMRESQSAL